GCGCTCATCTCGTGCGCCGAGAGTGCTGCGAGTGGAGGAGGTGGCGCGCGGAGGGGGGCGGATAAGCTTGTGGTTCAGCCCCGAGATCCAATTGGGGTCAGAGTCAGCGAACCAGATTCTCGGTGACTCTGACCCCAGTTCCGCGGACCACGATTCTGCTCCGCAGGAACGGGGGGAAACTGGTGCCTGGAGAATCGGGCTGATGAACTGAAGTGATTGTGGTTCAAGCCGTTACCTCTACCGCGCAATTGGGGTCAGAGTCACCGAACCAGATTCTCGCTGACTCTGACCCCGATTCTGCTCGCTGACTCTGACCCCGATTCTGACCCGCTGACTCTGACCCCGATTCCGACCCCGATTCCGCACCGCCCTCCCCCACCCCGCCACCATCGCGGCGTCGACCCGGCCACGCTACCTTCGCGGCTTCCCTCCCCCCCGCCCATGCGCACCCGCTGCCTCGTCCGCTCCACCCTCCTCCCGCTCGCCCTCGCGCTCGGCGCTGCCCTCAGCGCCGCACTCGGCACTCCCCTCCCCGCCCAAACCCCGGCCACCGTCTCCGGCACCGACCGCTTCCACCTCACGGCAAAGAGCACCGGGGTCACCTATCGCATCGATGTCTCGCTCCCTCCGGGACTCGACGATATGAAGATCCGCCCGCCGCTCTTCGTCATCACCGATGCGAACCTGGCGTTCAATACGGTGCACGAGGCGGTGACGATGCTCGGCATCAGCGGGGAGATCGCGCCGGTGATCGTCGTGGGGGTGGGATACCCGGAGACGGATGGACGCGGCTACACGCCGGCCTACGCCGCCAGCCGCACGCGTGACTACACGCCGAGTGACGTGAAGGCGATGCCGGGGGGCGGTGGGAGCGCGGCCTTCTTCTCATTCCTCGAGCATGAGCTGGTGCCGATGCTGGAATCGAAGTATCGCGCCGACACCACGCGGCGCGGGCTGGGGGGGCATTCGTTAGGCGGGCTGTTCGCCACCTATGCGCTGCTGCAGCATCCGGGATTCTTCACGCGCTACTGGATCGGTTCGCCCTCGCTCTGGTGGGACAACCTGCTCCCGTTCACCTGGCTCCCCACCACGAAGCAGGGGGCGACGCAGCCGAACGGGCGCGCCTATGTCACCGTGGGCGCGAAGGAAAGCGCGGTGATGGTCCCACCCGCGCGGCGGCTGGCGGCGGAGCTCAAGCGTAGCTTCCCGGCGCTCCGCGTGGGGTCGCAGGTGTACCCCGACGAGAGTCACGGCTCGGTGGTGGGCGGGGCGATCAGCCGGGCGCTCCGCTTCCTCTATGGCGACTTCGGACGCCCCACGGTGCTACTTTCGCCAGCTGCAAGAGCGGAGTATACGGGGGATTGGTCGTCGCCAAACGTCACGATCCGCCTCCGCCCCGCGGCGACAGGGGTGCAGATGTCGCTGACCTACACGGGTCAAACGATCACCGACACGCTCTACGCCGCATCGCGCGACACGCTCTTCTCCGCCGGTGGTACCGCGTCGCAGTTTGTCGCCCTGCGCGGCGCGAAGGGACGGATCACCGCACTCAAGGGAACATTGCTCGGCGCAACGATGGAGTACGTGCGGGGGAAGAAGTGAGGCGTGCCGCCATCCAGGGTTGGCGCGACTGAGGCCGCTGCATGCGAGCACTGCTCCTTCATCATCCCTACACATACCCCCGCTTCGAACAGGACTTCGTCGATCGCGTCGCCGAGCTGGACGAGTTCGATGTCGTTGCGGCTGACGTGCAGGCGCTGGAGGCGGGGACCCTGGCGGGGGGCGATCGGTCGATCGCACTCTCACACTACGACGCGGTCATCGTCTTCGTCGCCTTCCGGCGGCTGCGCACCGCGCCCACGCTGGACTGGGGGGACTTCCTCGGGCTCCGCGTGCTCATGGATCACGACATCATCCAGAACTACAGCGACATCTTCGACGCGACGCTGGGCGGAGCATGGCCACCTGTCTTTCATCGGCACCGCTTCGACACCATGGTGACCTCCGGGCTCACGATCCGCTCGCGCCTTGCAGGTGACGGCATTGCCGCCGACTGGGTGCCCAAGGGGTTCGAGCCGGCGCGCTTTCCCTTGCACACGGGACGGCGTTCCGGCATCGCGACATATGGCAGCGCCTACGCCTGCCGACAGGTGGCGGAACGCGCGCTGCGCGACGCGCGCATCCCGCTCAAGCGCCTCGATACCACGCCGTACTTGCAGCTGGGAGCGAAGCTGAACCGCTTCCTGGGATGCCTGGCGATCTCCTCGGACCTCGAGGTGCCGCCGGAGCAGCGCGCGACGCTGGCGCGCGCCGTGGCGCGCGACGTCCCAATGCGCCCGGGACTGGAACCGATGGCCAAGCTCTTCGAAGCCGCCGGCGCCGGCTGCTGCCCCATCGCCGATGCGATGGACGACCTGGAGGCGCTCGGCTTTCGCGACGGCGAGACGTGCCTCACGTTTCGTTCGCACGCCGAACTCGTCGAGAAGGTGCGGGGCGCGGTTGCTGACCCGCGCTCGCTGGCGGCGATGGGAGCGGCGGCGGCAGCGCTCGCGCGCGCCGAGCACACGTGGTCGCACCGCGCCCGCACGTTGCGCGACGTGATCGCTCGCCGACTGCAACACTCCTCGCTGTAGACTGACCGTCGTCCTGATAGATGTTCGACTTCGTTCGACACCGGCTCCTCCCCATCTGGCGACTCTCCGAGCGCCAGCTTGCGCTCGTCCCCGTGGTCGTGGTCCTCGGCCTCACCGCCGCGGCCCTCGAGGGATTGGGCATCGGGCTCGTGATTCCGTTGCTCGCAGTCGTGACGGGGACGCAGACCATCGGCGGGTCGGGAGTGGCCACGTGGCTCCGCAACTTCGCGGGGACGATGGAACCGTCGGCGCGCATCGCGATCATCGCGCTGGTGATGTTCGCGCTCATCCTCCTCAAGAACCTTCTCGCCGCGCTCAACGCCGCACTCACAGCCCACATCTGCGGACAAGCTGGGCATCGCATCCGCACCGCCCTCGCGCAACGCCTGCTCACCGCCGACTACCCGTTCATCCGCGACCAGGAGCCGGGGGCGCTGATGAACGTCTTCTCGAACGAGTCGTGGCGCGCCGCCGACGCCGTGAACGCGACGCTCACCGTCCTCGTGAACGCCTGCGCGGCCGTGATCCTCTACGGCTTCCTGCTGGCGCTGTCGTGGAGGCTGGCGCTGATCATCACGGTGGCGCTGGCCTTCATGCTCCTGGTACACGGCGCACTGGCCAAACGACTGCGTGCGCCCAGCCGGCGGGTGAGCGCCGAGAGCGGAAAGCTCACGGCCCGCATGCTCGACATCATTCATGCCGCGCAGCTCATTCGCCTGTTCCATTCGGAGTCGCGCGAGCAGTCACGTTTCACTGCGGCGTCGGACACGTTGCGCGCCGGCGTGCTGCGCCTGCAGGTGCGCTCCGCCATGCTGGTGCCGCTGAGCGAGATCCTCTTTGCGGGGGTCTTCCTCGTCATCGTCGTGTTGGCGTGGCGCTGGGGGTTCAGCTTTCCCCTTGTAGCCACCTTCATGGTGCTGCTGCATCGCCTGCAACCCTACGTGCGGAACCTCCAGGCAAGCTGGGGGCAACTGTGGGGGTGGAGCGGCGCGCTGGAGTCGGTAGCGCGCCTGCTCGACGTCACGGGGAAGCCGTCGGCGCCGACAGGGAGCGTGACGCAGGCGCCGCTCACGCGGGCAATCGCCTTCGATCGGGTGACCTTCTCCTATGACAGCATGGCGCGTACCGCCGAGGTGCTGCGCGAGGCGAGCTTCGAGATTCCCGCGCGCCAAGCCACCGGCTTCATCGGGCGCTCGGGCGCGGGAAAGACAACCATCGTGCAGCTGCTGACCCGCCTCGTGGAGCCGGGCGACGGGAAGATCCTCGTCGACGACATTCCGCTGAGCGACATCGATCCGGCGAGCTGGCGCGCGCGCATCGCCGTGGCAAGTCAGGACCTGGAGCTGGTGAGTGCGACCGTGTTCGAGAATATCAGTTACGGAATGCCGGACGCGTCGCCATCGGCGGTCGAGCGCGCGGCGCGGCTGGCGGAGGCGCATGACTTCATCGCCGCACTCCCGCAGGGTTACGATACGGTGATTGGTGCTGGCGGGACGCGCCTCTCGGCCGGGCAGCGACAACGCATTGCGCTGGCGCGGGCGATTCTCTGCGAGCCGGAGGTCCTGGTGCTCGACGAGGCGACGAACGCGGTGGATGGTGTTTCGGAGACGGCGATCCTGGAGACGATCAAGGCGCGCTCGGGGCGCTCGACGACGCTCCTCATCAGCCATCATCATCGTACCATCTCCGTCTGCGACCGCGTAGTGGTGCTCACCGACGGGCGCGTGGCGGCGCAGGCGTCCTGGGCGTCGGTGCAGCACCTCCCCATGGAGGAGTTGTACGAGATGGGTTCGGGCGCGTGAGGGAGCGGCTCGGGTGCTAGTCCCGTCGTGGGGTCTGGGCCGACCGGCACGACGCCATCGCATCGTGGCCCTGATCGCCGTACGCAACGGGATGCGCTACCTCCCCGGCTTCCTGCGCAACGTGTCGTCGCAGGTAGACGGGATCGTCGCGCTGGACGATGGCTCCACCGATGGATCTGCCGAGCTTTTGTCCGGCCACGAGAGCGTTCTCGAGCTTCTGCGCAACCCGACCGATCGCCCGGCGTGGGATGAAGTTGGCAACCACCGGGCGCTCATTGCAGCTGCGCTGCGCCATGGCGCCGACTGGGTCATCTGCGTAGATGCCGACGAACGCCTCGAGGAGGACTTTCGCGCGCGCGCGGAGCGTGTGATCGTGCGCGGGAGGCTCCTCGGGTACTCGGCGTATGCGGTACGACTGCGCGAGCTGTGGGATGATCGCGGGCAGTACCGTGCGGATGGGATCTGGGGTCGCAAGATGGTGGCGCGCTTCTTTCGCCTGCGCCCCGATCACGAGTTCGACCCCCGCGAGCTGCACGCACACAAGGCACCCATGCAGGGGCTGCGCAACGGGCGCTTTCCCAAAGCCGACCTCACGATCTATCACCTGGCAATGCTGGACGCCGACGATCGCGCGGCGCGCCGTGCGCGATATGAAGAGGCCGATCCCGACAACCGGTGGCAGCGCATCGGCTACTCCTATCTCACCGACCCGACCGGGCTGACGCTACGCGCCCTCCCGCGCTGGCGCGGCTTCGTCGACTGAGAGCGGCGTCGAGGCCACGATCGTTCGCGGCGCTCTCACCTGCGCCGCTCTCACCTGCGCCGCTATCGCTTGCGGCGCAGCCAGCTCCAGCGCGCGCGTGCTGGTGCACCCGTTGTGGGTGACGGTGGCGCCGCGTCGGACGCGTTGTCAACGACCGGGGGAAGTTCGCCGAACAGCGGCTGTTCCCCGCTCTCCGCCAGAAAGGTCTCAAGCAGCGTGCGCCCCACGGGGT
Above is a genomic segment from Gemmatimonadaceae bacterium containing:
- a CDS encoding alpha/beta hydrolase yields the protein MRTRCLVRSTLLPLALALGAALSAALGTPLPAQTPATVSGTDRFHLTAKSTGVTYRIDVSLPPGLDDMKIRPPLFVITDANLAFNTVHEAVTMLGISGEIAPVIVVGVGYPETDGRGYTPAYAASRTRDYTPSDVKAMPGGGGSAAFFSFLEHELVPMLESKYRADTTRRGLGGHSLGGLFATYALLQHPGFFTRYWIGSPSLWWDNLLPFTWLPTTKQGATQPNGRAYVTVGAKESAVMVPPARRLAAELKRSFPALRVGSQVYPDESHGSVVGGAISRALRFLYGDFGRPTVLLSPAARAEYTGDWSSPNVTIRLRPAATGVQMSLTYTGQTITDTLYAASRDTLFSAGGTASQFVALRGAKGRITALKGTLLGATMEYVRGKK
- a CDS encoding glycosyltransferase family 1 protein; this translates as MRALLLHHPYTYPRFEQDFVDRVAELDEFDVVAADVQALEAGTLAGGDRSIALSHYDAVIVFVAFRRLRTAPTLDWGDFLGLRVLMDHDIIQNYSDIFDATLGGAWPPVFHRHRFDTMVTSGLTIRSRLAGDGIAADWVPKGFEPARFPLHTGRRSGIATYGSAYACRQVAERALRDARIPLKRLDTTPYLQLGAKLNRFLGCLAISSDLEVPPEQRATLARAVARDVPMRPGLEPMAKLFEAAGAGCCPIADAMDDLEALGFRDGETCLTFRSHAELVEKVRGAVADPRSLAAMGAAAAALARAEHTWSHRARTLRDVIARRLQHSSL
- a CDS encoding ABC transporter ATP-binding protein, which gives rise to MFDFVRHRLLPIWRLSERQLALVPVVVVLGLTAAALEGLGIGLVIPLLAVVTGTQTIGGSGVATWLRNFAGTMEPSARIAIIALVMFALILLKNLLAALNAALTAHICGQAGHRIRTALAQRLLTADYPFIRDQEPGALMNVFSNESWRAADAVNATLTVLVNACAAVILYGFLLALSWRLALIITVALAFMLLVHGALAKRLRAPSRRVSAESGKLTARMLDIIHAAQLIRLFHSESREQSRFTAASDTLRAGVLRLQVRSAMLVPLSEILFAGVFLVIVVLAWRWGFSFPLVATFMVLLHRLQPYVRNLQASWGQLWGWSGALESVARLLDVTGKPSAPTGSVTQAPLTRAIAFDRVTFSYDSMARTAEVLREASFEIPARQATGFIGRSGAGKTTIVQLLTRLVEPGDGKILVDDIPLSDIDPASWRARIAVASQDLELVSATVFENISYGMPDASPSAVERAARLAEAHDFIAALPQGYDTVIGAGGTRLSAGQRQRIALARAILCEPEVLVLDEATNAVDGVSETAILETIKARSGRSTTLLISHHHRTISVCDRVVVLTDGRVAAQASWASVQHLPMEELYEMGSGA
- a CDS encoding glycosyltransferase family 2 protein, with product MALIAVRNGMRYLPGFLRNVSSQVDGIVALDDGSTDGSAELLSGHESVLELLRNPTDRPAWDEVGNHRALIAAALRHGADWVICVDADERLEEDFRARAERVIVRGRLLGYSAYAVRLRELWDDRGQYRADGIWGRKMVARFFRLRPDHEFDPRELHAHKAPMQGLRNGRFPKADLTIYHLAMLDADDRAARRARYEEADPDNRWQRIGYSYLTDPTGLTLRALPRWRGFVD